The sequence GCGCACCGCGGACGCGGTCGCTTCGCTCGTCTGCAGCCCGCGGATGATCTCGACGAGCGGCATCAGCGGCACCGGGTTGAAGAAGTGCATGCCGACGAAGCGTGCCGGATCGGCGAGCGGCGCCGCGAGCGCGGTGATCGAGATCGACGACGTGTTGGTCGCGATGATCGCGTCGGGCCGTGCGACGGCCTCGATCTGCTTCAGGATGCGACCCTTCAGCTCGACGTTCTCGGTCGCGGCTTCGATCACGATATCGACCGACGCGAGCTGCGCGTAGTCGGTCGACGTCGTGATGCGCGCCAGCGCCGCATCGCGTACGGCTGCGTCGAGCTTGCCCTTCGACACGAGCCGCTCGAGGCTGCTCTTCAGCGTCGCGACGCCCTTCTCGAGCGCGGCGTCGCTGACGTCGATCATCACGACGTTGAGTCCCGCAACGGCGGCGGTCTGCGCAATGCCGTTGCCCATGGTTCCGGCGCCCACGACGCCGACAATTTCGATTGCCATGACGATTCCTGTGGTCGGGTGCTGAGCGGTCGATTATCAGATGTTCTCGAAGATGGCCGCAATCCCCTGGCCGCCGCCGATACACATCGTCACGAGCGCGTAACGCCCGCCGATGCGCTTCAGTTCGTACAGCGCCTTGACCGTGATCAGCGCACCGGTCGCGCCGATCGGGTGACCGAGCGAGATGCCCGACCCGTTCGGGTTGACCTTCGCCGGATCGAGGCCGAGCTCCTGCGTGACCGCGCAGGCCTGGGCGGCGAACGCCTCGTTCGCCTCGATCACGTCGAGATCGGTGATCTTCAGGCCCGCGCGTTCGAGCGCCTTCTGCGTGGCCGGCACCGGGCCGATGCCCATGTATGCCGGATCGACCCCCGCGTGCGCATACGCGACGAGCCGGGCGAGCGGCTTCACGCCCTGCGCGCGCGCGGCGTCCGCGCTCATCATCAGCACGGCCGCGGCCGCATCGTTGATGCCCGATGCGTTGCCGGCCGTCACCGTGCCGTCCTCCTTCTTGAACACCGGGCGCAGCTTCGTGAAATCGTCCGCGCTCGCGTCGTGACGCACGTGCTCGTCGGTGTCGAACGCGACCTCGCCCTTCTTCGTGCGGATCGCGATCGGCAGGATCTGGTCCTTGAAGCGCCCTTCCGCGATCGCGCGCGCCGCGCGACGATGCGATTCCAGCGCCAGCGCATCCTGCGCGTCGCGCGAGATGCCGTACTTCGCCGCGACGTTCTCGGCGGTCACGCCCATGTGGATCGTCTGGAACGGGTCGTGCAGCGCGCCGAGCATCATGTCGACGAGCTTGCCGTCGCCCATGCGCTGGCCGAAGCGCGCGGCCGGCACCGTGTACGGCGCGCGGCTCATGTTTTCCGAGCCGCCGCCGATCGCGACGTCGGCGTCGCCGAGCATGATCGTCTGCGCGGCCGACACGATCGCCTGCAGGCCCGAGCCGCACAGGCGGTTCACGGTCAGCGCCGGCGTGTGCTGCGCGACGCCGCCGTCGATCGCCGCGACGCGCGCGATATACATGTCCTTCGGTTCGGTGTTCACGACGTGGCCGAACACGACATGCCCGACCGCATCGCCCGACACGTTCGCGCGCGACAGCACTTCGCGCACGACTTTCGCCCCGAGGTCGGTCGGCGAGAAATCCTTCAGGCTGCCGCCGAAATCACCGATCGCGGTACGGACACCGCTCACCACCACGACTTCTTTCGCTGCATTGCTCATCGTCTCACTCCGGTTCGTTCGCGCCCGCAGGCGCGGGGATACGTTGCGTTACATGTTCGGGTAATTCGGCCCGCCGCCGCCTTCCGGCGTGACCCATACGATGTTCTGCGTCGGGTCCTTGATGTCGCAGGTCTTGCAGTGCACGCAGTTCTGCGCGTTGATCACCAGCCGATCGCTGCCGTCGTCGTTCTTCACGAACTCGTACACGGCCGCCGGGCAGAAACGCCCCTCCGGCCCCGCGTACGTGCGCAGGTTCACGTTCACCGGTACGTTCGCATCCTTCAAGGTCAGGTGCGCCGGCTGGTTCTCTTCATGGTTCGTGTTCGAGATGAACACCGACGACAGCCGGTCGAACGTCAGCTTGCCGTCCGGCTTCGGATACTCGATCGGCGTGCACTGCGACGCCGGCTTCAGCATCTCGTGATCCGCATGCTTGTGGTGCAGCGTCCACGGCACGTTGCCGCCCATCAGTTTCTGCTCGATAAACACCATCGGCGTGCCGATGTAGAGCCCCTTTGCCATCCACTGCTTGAAGTTGCGCGCGCGGTACAGCTCGGTGTACAGCCACGACTGCTTGAACGCGTCTGGGTATGCATTCAGTTCGTCCGCCTGACGGCCGGCCTGCACCGCATCGAACGCCGCCTCGGCCGCCAGCATCCCGGTCTTGATCGCCGCGTGGCTGCCCTTGATCCGCGACGCGTTCAGGAAGCCCGCGTCGTCGCCGATCAGCGCGCCGCCCGGGAACACCGTCTTCGGCAGCGACAGCAGCCCGCCCGCCGTGATCGCGCGCGCGCCGTACGACACGCGCTTGCCGCCTTCCAGGAACGCGCGGATCGACGGATGCGTCTTGTAGCGCTGGAATTCCTCGAACGGCGACAGGTACGGGTTCGTGTAGCCCAGGCCCACCACGAAGCCGACCACGACCTGGTTGTTGTCCATGTGGTACAGGAACGAGCCGCCGTAGGTGTCGGACTTCAGCGGCCAGCCGGCCGTGTGGATCACGAGGCCCGGCTTGTGCTTGGCCGGATCGATTTCCCACAGCTCCTTGATGCCGATCCCGTACGCCTGCGGATCGGCGTTCGCGTCGAGCTTGAACTTCGAGATCAGCTGGCGGCCGAGGTGGCCGCGGCAGCCTTCGGCGAACAGCGTGTACTTCGCGTGCAGCTCCATGCCGAGCTGGAAGTTCTCGGTCGGCTCGCCGTCCTTGCCCACGCCCATGTTGCCGGTGGCGACGCCTTTCACGGAGCCGTCGTCGTTGTACAGGATCTCGGCGGCCGGGAAACCCGGGAAGATCTCGACGCCGAGCGCCTCGGCCTGCTGGCCCAGCCAGCGCGTGACGTTGCCCAGCGAAATCACGTAGTTGCCGTGGTTCTGGAAGTTGGCGGGCAGCGCCCAGTTCGGCGTGGTGACCGCGCTCTTCTCGGACAGGAACAGGAAGCGGTCTTCCGTCACCTCGACGTCGAGCGGCGCGCCGCGTTCCTTCCAGTCGGGGAACAGCTCGGTGATCGCGCGCGGGTCCATCACCGCGCCCGACAGGATGTGCGCGCCGATCTCGGAACCCTTCTCGAGCACGCACACGCCGATCTCGGTGCCTTTCTCGGCGGCCAGCTGCTTGAGCCGGATCGCCGCCGACAGCCCGGCGGGGCCGCCGCCGACGATCACGACGTCGTATTCCATCGATTCGCGCGGGCCGTATTGCGCGATCAGTTCATCTTTGGTCAAAGTTGAGTCTCCTCCTGCCGCAGTTCCCGATCAGAACTGGTCTTCCGTCAACGCGAGCACGCCCTCGTTGCCCTTCGTGCCGACGATCGACGCTTCGAGCGCGCCTGCCTGCACCAGCACCTGCTCCGCATAGAGCTGCGCGATCGCGATCTTCGCGTCGAAGAACGCCGGGTCGCTCGCGCGGTTCGCCTGCGCCGCCACCAGCGCGCGCGCCATCTGCCATCCGCACAGCACCACGCCCGCCAGCTTCAGGTACGGCACGCTGCCCGCGAACACCGCGTTCGGGTCCTGCTTCGCGTTCGCCAGCACGTAATCCACCACCGACGACAGCGCCTTCGCGCCCTTCTCCAGCTGCACCTTCATCGATGCGGCCGCCGCACCGTCCAGCTTGCCCAGCGCCTCGACCGTCCCGCCGATCTCCGCGATCAGCGCCTTCGCCACCGCACCGCCGTCGCGCAGCGTCTTGCGGCCCACCAGGTCGTTCGCCTGGATCGCCGTCGTGCCTTCGTAGATCGCCAGGATCCGCGCATCGCGGTAATACTGCGCCGCGCCCGTCTCCTCGATGAAGCCCATCCCGCCGTGCACCTGCACGCCCAGGCTCGCCACGTCGTTCACCATCTCCGTGCTCCAGCCCTTCACGACCGGCACCAGATACTCGTAGATTGCCTGATGACGCGCCCGCGTCGCCTCGTCCGAATGGCGGTGGGCAATGTCGCTGTGCGCCGCTGCCACGTAGGCCAGCGAGCGTGCGCCTTCGGTCAGCGCGCGCATCGTGCCGAGCATCCGGCGCACGTCCGGGTGATGGATGATCGTCACCGACTGCTTCGCCGACCCGTCCACCGGCCGGCTCTGCACACGCTCCTTCGCGAATGCCGCAGCCTTCTGGTACGCGCGGTCGGCCACGCCGATCCCCTGCATCCCGACGCCGAAGCGCGCCGCGTTCATCATGATGAACATGTATTCGAGGCCGCGATTCTCCTCGCCGACCAGGTAGCCGATCGCGCCGCCGTGATCGCCGTATTGCAGCACCGCCGTCGGGCTCGCCTTGATCCCGAGCTTGTGCTCGATCGACACGCAGTGCACGTCGTTGCGCGCGCCGAGGCTGCCGTCGTCGTTGACCAGGAACTTCGGCACGATGAACAGCGAAATCCCCTTCACGCCTTCCGGCGCGTTCGGCGTGCGCGCCAGCACGAGGTGGACGATGTTCTCGGCCATGTCGTGCTCGCCCCACGTGATGAAGATCTTGGTGCCGAACACCTTGTACGACCCGTCGCCCTGCGGCTCGGCGCGCGAGCGCACCAGCGCGAGATCCGAGCCCGCCTGCGGCTCGGTCAGGTTCATCGTGCCGGTCCATTCGCCCGAGATCAGCTTCGGCACGTAGCGCTGCTTCTGCTCGTCGGTGCCGGCCGTCAGCAGCGCCTCGATCGCGCCGTCGGTCAGCAGCGGACACAGCGCGAACGACAGGTTCGACGCGTTCAGCATCTCGATGCACGGCGTCGCGATCAGCTTCGGCAGCCCCTGGCCGTCGTATTCGGACGGGTGCTGCAGCCCCTGCCAGCCGCCTTCGACGAACTGGCGGAACGCTTCGCCGAAGCCCGGCGTCGCGGTCACGACACCGTCCTTCCAGCTGCTCGGATTGCGGTCGCCTTCGACGTTCAGCGGCGCCAGCACCTCGCCGCAGAATTTCGCGGACTCGTCGAGCACCGCCTGCGCGGTGTCGTAACCGGCGTCCTCGAAACCCGGCAGCTGCGCAACGGTGTCGATGCCCGCGAGTTCCTTCAGCACGAACAGCATGTCCTTGACGGGGGCGTTATAGCTCATGGTCGATGTTCCAAATCAGGCGGAAATTAGGGGTTCACCATGCGGTCCGATACGGCAAAATCGGCCAGCGAACGGCGATGTCCGGCAGATCGTAACGCCATGTTTCCGGATTCCCATTGTCATATTCGGCCCACCTGGTGACAAAATCGGCCACGGGATGCAACACGCTCAGTCCGGCTGCCCGTTGGGCCGGCGGGAAAAATAGTGCGCCGGCGAATCGCCGAGGGCCTTGCGAAACATCGCGATGAAGTTGCTGGGCGACGCATAGCCCAGCGCGTCCGACACCTCGGCGACCGGCCGGCCGCGCGCGAGCATGTCGAGACCGTGAGCGAGCCGCGCCTGCTGGCGCCACTGCGCGAAGCTCAGCCCCGTCTCCGCCACCATGAGCCGCCGCAGCGTCCGCGGCGACATCGTGCCGAACGCCGCCCACGCATCGAGCGTGCGCGGGCTGCCGGGCTCGTCGAGGACGGCCCGCGCCACGCGCGCAAGCCGGGGATCGCCCGGCATCGGCACATGCAGCGCCTCGCGCGGTGCGCGCCGGATCTCGTCATGGATCACCGCGGCCATCCGCTCGTGCTCGGGTGCCAGCGCCGCCTGCTTGTCCCAGTCGATCGCGCGATACGCCAGCGCCCGCAGCACCTCGCTGACGCCGATCACGCATGGCCGGACCGGCAAGCCCGCGCAGAACGCCGGCGAGGCCAGCAGCGCCCAGCCGCTCGGCGCGCCGCTGACCCGCACCCGGTGCGGCGCACCGGGCGGCACCCAGCCGGCGCGGCGCGGCGGCAGCAGCCACGCGCCATGCGGCGTATGCACATGAATCAATCCCGCCTCCACGCAGAGCACCTGACCGCGCGCATGCGTGTGCCAGTCGTACTCGCGCGTGCCAAGACGATAGGCGCTCGCCGGATCGTCGTTGCCGCGCAGCGCGATCAGCGCGGGGCCGTCCGGCCACTCGCTGAAATCGGGGAAGGTCGTCTCGGTCGCCGCGGCTTCTTTCATGTTGGCCAGTTTACGGCATTCGATGGCCATATGCCGTTATCGTGCGTGATCGCGATCACGGAACAATGTGCTCCGCACAGCGCCATTCGGCGCGATTTTCGGAGACGTTCAGATGCAGAAAATCCATGTCGCCATCGTCGGCGCGGGCCTGGGCGGCCTGTGCCTCGCCCAGGCGCTGAAACGCGCCGGCATCGCCTTCGACGTATACGAGCGCGATCCCGCGATCGACAGCCGCCAGCAGGGTTTCCGCGTCCGCATCGACGCAACGGGGCAGCGCGCGCTGGCCGCCAGCCTGCCCGCCGGGCCCTATGCGCTGCTTCGTGCGTCGGCTTCGCAGCGCACAGCCGGCACGCGGTTCCTGACGCCCCGGCTCACACCCGCCGCCGGGCGCGTGCCGGCCTGCTGGCAACCGGATCCGCCGGCATCGGAACCGGAAGACCTGGCCGACCTGAGCATCGACCGGCTGGCCCTGCGCGAGATCCTGATGGCGGGCATCGAGCACCATGTCCATTTCGCCCACGCGATCGACCACTACCAGGTGTTGCCCGACGGACGTGTGCAAGTGCTGTTCACACACGGCGATTGTGTCCATTGCGACGTATTGGTGGGCGCGGACGGCGTCAACTCGGCGATACGGTCGCAGCTTGCACCTGCCGCCGCGCCGGACGATACCGGCAGCATCTGCGTCTACGGCAAGACCCGGCTGCCGCAAGGCGACGAAACCGTGCTGCGCGGCGGAACCAGCGTGGTCTTTGCGGACGGCTGCGCCGCGGTCCTCGAGGACATGCGCTTCCGGGCCGACCTGCCCGCGCGCGCGGCGAGCACCGTGCCGCGCTGCCGGCTTTCGCCGCCGGACGACTACTTCTACTGGGCGCTGATCGGGCCGCGCAGTCGTTTCGGGCTGGACAGCCTGTCCGCAGTCGCGCCCCGCTTGCCGGCCGCGCTCGAGCAAGTCGCACGGCACTGGCACCCGGCCCTGCAGCGCCTGCTGTACGAAACGCCGCCGTCCGCCGTCGCCGCGCTGCCCGTTCGCCGCGGGCGACCCGACGTACCGCTGCCCGCCGGGCCCGTCACGCTGCTCGGCGATGCGATCCATGCGATGAGCCCCGCGGGAGGCGCAGGCGCCAACACCGCGCTCAAGGGCGCCGGCGCGCTGGCCGCCCTCCTGGCCGAGCACACGGGAAGCGGTCGCGGCGTCCGGCATGCCGTCGCCCGTTACGCCGAACGGATGCGCGTGTGGGCAACCGACGCCGTGGCCGCATCGGACCGCGCGGCCGCACTGCTGTTTTCCTGAAGTTTTCCTGATGCAGGCCGGCTTTCGCGCTCGATCCGAAGTCCCCGTCGATCGACGGCCCGTTGCATCCCGATCGGAAACAAGGCGAGCGGCCGCCGCGACGCTACGTGCGCCGCCGATAAGTGCCCGGCGTGCTCCCCGTCCAGTGCCGGAACGCGCGATGGAACGCGCTCGGATCGTCGAAGCCGATGTCGGCGCCGATCGCCGCGATCGTGTCGGGCGTGTCGGTCAGCCGCTGGATCGCGATGTCGCGCCGCAGTTCGTCCTTGAGCACCTGGAACGTCGTCCCTTCGGCGGCCAGGTGGCGGCTCAACGTGCGCACCGAGCAATGCAGGCTCGCGGCGGCTTCCTCGATCGTCGACAGGTCGGGCAACGCGGCCGACAGGTACTGCCGCACGCGATGGCACACGAGCTGTTCGCTGAACGACTCGAAGATCCAGTCGCCGGGCGCGCGCGCGAGGAACTTGCGCAGGTTGCGCTTGCTCTGCCGGATCGGCGCGTCGAGGTAGTCCGCGCTGAAGCGCATCAGCGTGCGCTCGCAGTCGAACGCCACGGAGCCGGTAAAGAAATACAGGTGGTCGACCGCATGGCGCGGCCGCGGGCACGCGAACTCGATCTGCAGCAGCGGGATCTTCTGCCCGATCAGCCAGGAGCACACGCCGTGCACGAGCTTGAGCATCAGTTCCTGGCCGAGCGCGCCAAGCGGGCCGAGGGCCGGATTCGGCCGGATCACG is a genomic window of Burkholderia cepacia containing:
- a CDS encoding FAD-dependent oxidoreductase; translated protein: MQKIHVAIVGAGLGGLCLAQALKRAGIAFDVYERDPAIDSRQQGFRVRIDATGQRALAASLPAGPYALLRASASQRTAGTRFLTPRLTPAAGRVPACWQPDPPASEPEDLADLSIDRLALREILMAGIEHHVHFAHAIDHYQVLPDGRVQVLFTHGDCVHCDVLVGADGVNSAIRSQLAPAAAPDDTGSICVYGKTRLPQGDETVLRGGTSVVFADGCAAVLEDMRFRADLPARAASTVPRCRLSPPDDYFYWALIGPRSRFGLDSLSAVAPRLPAALEQVARHWHPALQRLLYETPPSAVAALPVRRGRPDVPLPAGPVTLLGDAIHAMSPAGGAGANTALKGAGALAALLAEHTGSGRGVRHAVARYAERMRVWATDAVAASDRAAALLFS
- the bktB gene encoding beta-ketothiolase BktB, with the translated sequence MSNAAKEVVVVSGVRTAIGDFGGSLKDFSPTDLGAKVVREVLSRANVSGDAVGHVVFGHVVNTEPKDMYIARVAAIDGGVAQHTPALTVNRLCGSGLQAIVSAAQTIMLGDADVAIGGGSENMSRAPYTVPAARFGQRMGDGKLVDMMLGALHDPFQTIHMGVTAENVAAKYGISRDAQDALALESHRRAARAIAEGRFKDQILPIAIRTKKGEVAFDTDEHVRHDASADDFTKLRPVFKKEDGTVTAGNASGINDAAAAVLMMSADAARAQGVKPLARLVAYAHAGVDPAYMGIGPVPATQKALERAGLKITDLDVIEANEAFAAQACAVTQELGLDPAKVNPNGSGISLGHPIGATGALITVKALYELKRIGGRYALVTMCIGGGQGIAAIFENI
- a CDS encoding AraC family transcriptional regulator, whose translation is MKEAAATETTFPDFSEWPDGPALIALRGNDDPASAYRLGTREYDWHTHARGQVLCVEAGLIHVHTPHGAWLLPPRRAGWVPPGAPHRVRVSGAPSGWALLASPAFCAGLPVRPCVIGVSEVLRALAYRAIDWDKQAALAPEHERMAAVIHDEIRRAPREALHVPMPGDPRLARVARAVLDEPGSPRTLDAWAAFGTMSPRTLRRLMVAETGLSFAQWRQQARLAHGLDMLARGRPVAEVSDALGYASPSNFIAMFRKALGDSPAHYFSRRPNGQPD
- a CDS encoding AraC family transcriptional regulator, producing the protein MRGRQRGAGVASAVRRRRVKYNAGGSLDAYAMTGPDSSSPQPDRPLASPSATVPISLVNGFLASAGVQRDGVERYLRGAGIPIELLGEPHARVTEEQFSTLYRTLAIDLDDEMPGIFSRPLRGGTLKYLCLSLLDARNLETAQHRFGQFFHILLDDFFVESKRDGLIGQVVIRPNPALGPLGALGQELMLKLVHGVCSWLIGQKIPLLQIEFACPRPRHAVDHLYFFTGSVAFDCERTLMRFSADYLDAPIRQSKRNLRKFLARAPGDWIFESFSEQLVCHRVRQYLSAALPDLSTIEEAAASLHCSVRTLSRHLAAEGTTFQVLKDELRRDIAIQRLTDTPDTIAAIGADIGFDDPSAFHRAFRHWTGSTPGTYRRRT
- a CDS encoding 3-hydroxybutyryl-CoA dehydrogenase, with amino-acid sequence MAIEIVGVVGAGTMGNGIAQTAAVAGLNVVMIDVSDAALEKGVATLKSSLERLVSKGKLDAAVRDAALARITTSTDYAQLASVDIVIEAATENVELKGRILKQIEAVARPDAIIATNTSSISITALAAPLADPARFVGMHFFNPVPLMPLVEIIRGLQTSEATASAVRELTERFDKSPIGVRNSPGFVVNRILVPMINEAFFVLAEGIASAEEIDAGMKLGANHPIGPLALADLVGLDVCLAVMDVFVKDFGDPKYRACPLLREMVTAGRLGRKTGRGVYDYSA
- a CDS encoding electron transfer flavoprotein-ubiquinone oxidoreductase yields the protein MTKDELIAQYGPRESMEYDVVIVGGGPAGLSAAIRLKQLAAEKGTEIGVCVLEKGSEIGAHILSGAVMDPRAITELFPDWKERGAPLDVEVTEDRFLFLSEKSAVTTPNWALPANFQNHGNYVISLGNVTRWLGQQAEALGVEIFPGFPAAEILYNDDGSVKGVATGNMGVGKDGEPTENFQLGMELHAKYTLFAEGCRGHLGRQLISKFKLDANADPQAYGIGIKELWEIDPAKHKPGLVIHTAGWPLKSDTYGGSFLYHMDNNQVVVGFVVGLGYTNPYLSPFEEFQRYKTHPSIRAFLEGGKRVSYGARAITAGGLLSLPKTVFPGGALIGDDAGFLNASRIKGSHAAIKTGMLAAEAAFDAVQAGRQADELNAYPDAFKQSWLYTELYRARNFKQWMAKGLYIGTPMVFIEQKLMGGNVPWTLHHKHADHEMLKPASQCTPIEYPKPDGKLTFDRLSSVFISNTNHEENQPAHLTLKDANVPVNVNLRTYAGPEGRFCPAAVYEFVKNDDGSDRLVINAQNCVHCKTCDIKDPTQNIVWVTPEGGGGPNYPNM
- a CDS encoding acyl-CoA dehydrogenase, whose amino-acid sequence is MSYNAPVKDMLFVLKELAGIDTVAQLPGFEDAGYDTAQAVLDESAKFCGEVLAPLNVEGDRNPSSWKDGVVTATPGFGEAFRQFVEGGWQGLQHPSEYDGQGLPKLIATPCIEMLNASNLSFALCPLLTDGAIEALLTAGTDEQKQRYVPKLISGEWTGTMNLTEPQAGSDLALVRSRAEPQGDGSYKVFGTKIFITWGEHDMAENIVHLVLARTPNAPEGVKGISLFIVPKFLVNDDGSLGARNDVHCVSIEHKLGIKASPTAVLQYGDHGGAIGYLVGEENRGLEYMFIMMNAARFGVGMQGIGVADRAYQKAAAFAKERVQSRPVDGSAKQSVTIIHHPDVRRMLGTMRALTEGARSLAYVAAAHSDIAHRHSDEATRARHQAIYEYLVPVVKGWSTEMVNDVASLGVQVHGGMGFIEETGAAQYYRDARILAIYEGTTAIQANDLVGRKTLRDGGAVAKALIAEIGGTVEALGKLDGAAAASMKVQLEKGAKALSSVVDYVLANAKQDPNAVFAGSVPYLKLAGVVLCGWQMARALVAAQANRASDPAFFDAKIAIAQLYAEQVLVQAGALEASIVGTKGNEGVLALTEDQF